A DNA window from Kitasatospora atroaurantiaca contains the following coding sequences:
- a CDS encoding NUDIX hydrolase, which translates to MAVERRRAARVLLLDSEDRLLLFRGVDPAVPGVTWWITPGGGLEPGEEARDAALRELAEETGLAEVELGPVVAYDTVSFSFRGQRYEQDQWFLQARTRETEPDVSGCAGEEHAQLLTARWWTVAELRATEETVYPIGLAELVERLLADGPPVPAVRLSGRALWSTMGWT; encoded by the coding sequence ATGGCGGTCGAGCGGCGGCGGGCGGCTCGTGTCCTCCTCCTGGACTCGGAGGACCGGTTGCTCCTCTTCCGGGGTGTGGACCCGGCGGTACCGGGGGTGACCTGGTGGATCACCCCCGGCGGCGGGCTCGAACCCGGCGAGGAGGCGCGCGACGCCGCGCTGCGGGAGCTGGCCGAGGAGACCGGGCTGGCAGAGGTCGAGCTGGGCCCGGTGGTGGCATACGACACGGTGTCCTTCTCCTTTCGGGGGCAGCGGTACGAGCAGGACCAGTGGTTTCTTCAGGCCCGCACCCGCGAGACCGAGCCGGACGTCTCGGGGTGTGCCGGCGAGGAACACGCTCAGCTGCTTACCGCTCGCTGGTGGACGGTGGCGGAACTGCGGGCCACCGAGGAGACGGTGTACCCGATCGGCCTGGCGGAGTTGGTGGAGCGCTTGCTGGCGGACGGCCCGCCAGTCCCGGCGGTAAGGCTCTCCGGGCGGGCGCTGTGGTCCACAATGGGTTGGACGTGA